A genomic region of Nitrosomonas ureae contains the following coding sequences:
- a CDS encoding AAA family ATPase — protein MSKTLTEIAQQLKDAKKKVQLIYAFNGTGKTRLSREFKDLIAPKTDTEDVQQSELAQKKILYYSAFTEDLFYWDNDLRLDVEPKLRIHTNVFTRWVLEEQGQDQNIIAIFQHYTNEKLTPRFNSDFSAVSFSFERGNIEQEANIKISKGEESNFIWSVFHSLIEQMISELNIAEAADRSTDAFNNLEYVFIDDPVSSLDENHLIELAVDLAQLIKSNESDIKFIITTHNPLFYNVLHNELKSSGKYRMKKLDDGTYELINQSDDSPFSYHLFLKLELEKAIESGQVSKYHFNFLRNILEKTSTFLGYQNWGDLLPKTDDGRPNPYEARIINISSHSKHAGEEVAELTEDDKRVLAYLVRQISEMYRFDSRSS, from the coding sequence ATGAGCAAGACGCTGACGGAAATAGCGCAGCAGCTGAAAGACGCCAAAAAAAAAGTGCAGTTAATCTATGCCTTTAATGGCACGGGTAAAACTCGACTATCCCGCGAATTCAAAGATTTAATTGCGCCAAAAACTGATACTGAAGATGTACAACAATCAGAGCTAGCGCAAAAGAAAATCCTTTATTACAGTGCTTTTACGGAAGATTTGTTCTATTGGGATAACGATTTGCGGCTTGATGTCGAACCAAAATTAAGAATCCATACAAATGTTTTCACTCGATGGGTACTTGAGGAACAAGGCCAAGATCAGAACATTATCGCTATTTTTCAGCATTACACCAATGAAAAATTAACACCACGTTTTAATTCGGATTTTTCAGCAGTCAGCTTTTCATTCGAGCGTGGCAATATTGAGCAAGAAGCAAATATTAAGATTTCCAAGGGTGAGGAAAGCAATTTCATTTGGAGCGTGTTTCATTCGCTGATTGAGCAGATGATTTCCGAATTAAACATTGCTGAAGCTGCCGATCGATCAACGGATGCTTTTAATAATTTGGAGTACGTTTTCATTGATGATCCTGTTAGCTCGTTGGATGAAAACCATTTGATTGAGTTGGCAGTAGATCTGGCCCAACTTATCAAGTCAAATGAATCGGATATCAAATTTATCATCACCACCCACAACCCGCTTTTTTACAACGTCTTGCACAACGAACTAAAGAGTTCTGGCAAGTATCGGATGAAAAAGCTCGATGATGGCACCTATGAGCTAATTAACCAGTCCGATGACTCGCCGTTTTCATACCATCTCTTTCTGAAATTAGAGCTCGAAAAGGCCATTGAGAGCGGCCAAGTAAGCAAGTATCACTTTAACTTTCTAAGAAACATCTTAGAAAAGACCTCTACATTTCTCGGCTATCAGAATTGGGGCGATCTGTTGCCAAAGACCGATGATGGGAGGCCAAATCCGTATGAGGCTCGAATTATCAATATCTCCAGCCACTCAAAACACGCCGGCGAAGAAGTAGCTGAACTTACAGAAGATGACAAACGAGTTTTGGCGTACTTGGTTCGACAAATCAGCGAAATGTATCGCTTTGATTCGCGCTCAAGTTGA
- a CDS encoding HsdR family type I site-specific deoxyribonuclease — MKEYKTIAESNSFIVLDKYTKEWKVAESYQSEYDLEREFIQDLQNQGYEYVPGLNTLDKLLANVREQLQTLNNTRFSGGEWLRLVETWLDKPSDSIVDKTRKIHDDYIHDFVFDDGRIQNIYLLDKKNIARNKVQVIKQFEQTGSHANRYDVTVLVNGLPLVQVELKKRGVAIREAFNQVHRYSKESFNGEHSLFKYLQLFVISNGTDSRYFANTTQRNKNSFDFTMNWAKADNSLIKDLKDFTATFFQKNTLLNVLLHYSVFDVSNTLLVMRPYQIAATERILWKINSSYEAKNWSKPESGGYIWHTTGSGKTLTSFKAARLATELDFIDKVFFVVDRKDLDYQTMKEYQRFSPDSVNGSDSTAGLKRNLDKDDNKIIVTTIQKLNNLMKSENDLPIYNKQVVFIFDECHRSQFGEAQKNLKRKFKKFYQFGFTGTPIFPQNALGADTTASVFGRELHAYVITDAIRDEKVLKFKVDYNDVRPQFKAIETEQDEKKLSAAENKQALLHPDRIREISQYILNNFRQKTHRLQAGAKGFNAMFAVSNVDAAKLYYESLKKLQEGSDKPLKVATIFSFAANEEQDAVGDIQDESFDVLAMNSSAKEFLSAAITDYNALFKNNFGVDGNGFQNYYRDLALKVKNQEIDLLIVVGMFLTGFDAPTLNTLFVDKNLRYHGLLQAYSRTNRIFDATKTFGNIVTFRDLEQATVDAITLFGDKNTKNVVLEKSYKEYMEGFTDVVTGEARRGFVEVVRELEQRFPDPCAIEKEADKKAFAKLFGEYLRVENVLQNYDEFASLKALQNVDINDPAAVEAFKAKHYLNDEDLDALQAIRIPTERKIQDYRSTYNDIRDWLRREKSAAEKEKSTIDWDDVVFEVDLLKSQEINLDYILELIFENNKKIKDKAALVEDVRRVIRASLGNRAKESLLVDFINQTDLDKLGDKASVIDAFFTFAQAEQQREAQKLISSESLNIEEAKRYIATSLKREFASDNGTELNAILPKMSPLNPQYLTKKQSAFQKIAAFVEKFKGVGGQI, encoded by the coding sequence ATGAAAGAATATAAAACCATTGCCGAATCAAACAGCTTTATCGTTCTGGATAAATACACCAAGGAATGGAAAGTCGCTGAAAGCTACCAGAGCGAGTACGATTTGGAACGTGAATTCATTCAGGATTTGCAGAATCAGGGCTACGAGTATGTCCCTGGTTTAAACACGCTCGATAAGCTGCTGGCCAACGTGCGCGAGCAGTTGCAAACGCTGAATAACACCCGGTTTTCCGGCGGTGAGTGGCTGCGTTTGGTGGAGACCTGGCTGGATAAGCCCAGCGATAGCATCGTCGATAAAACTCGCAAAATTCACGACGACTATATCCATGATTTTGTGTTTGACGATGGTCGCATCCAGAACATCTACTTGCTGGATAAAAAGAACATTGCTCGCAATAAAGTGCAGGTGATCAAGCAGTTTGAGCAAACAGGGTCGCACGCTAACCGCTACGACGTGACGGTGCTGGTCAACGGCCTGCCACTGGTGCAGGTGGAGTTGAAAAAGCGCGGCGTAGCGATTCGCGAGGCCTTTAATCAAGTGCATCGCTACAGCAAAGAGAGCTTTAACGGCGAACATTCCTTGTTCAAGTATTTACAGCTGTTTGTGATTTCCAACGGCACCGATAGCCGTTATTTTGCTAACACCACCCAGCGCAACAAAAACAGCTTCGATTTCACCATGAATTGGGCAAAGGCGGATAACAGCCTGATCAAAGATTTAAAAGACTTTACTGCCACCTTCTTTCAGAAAAACACGTTGCTCAATGTGCTGCTGCATTATTCGGTGTTTGATGTCAGCAACACGCTGCTGGTGATGCGCCCTTACCAGATTGCTGCCACTGAGCGCATTTTATGGAAGATCAACAGTTCATATGAAGCCAAAAATTGGAGCAAGCCCGAAAGTGGCGGCTATATCTGGCACACCACTGGCTCGGGTAAGACCCTGACCAGTTTTAAAGCGGCACGTTTGGCGACGGAACTGGATTTTATCGACAAAGTGTTTTTTGTGGTGGATCGAAAAGACCTCGATTACCAGACCATGAAGGAGTATCAGCGCTTTTCGCCGGATAGCGTCAATGGCTCGGACAGCACCGCCGGACTCAAGCGCAACCTGGATAAGGACGACAACAAGATCATCGTCACCACTATCCAGAAACTCAACAACTTGATGAAAAGTGAAAACGACTTGCCCATTTACAATAAGCAAGTGGTTTTTATTTTTGATGAATGCCACCGCAGTCAGTTTGGCGAAGCACAGAAAAACCTGAAGAGAAAGTTTAAAAAGTTCTATCAGTTCGGTTTTACCGGCACACCGATTTTCCCGCAGAACGCGCTCGGCGCAGATACCACGGCCAGCGTGTTTGGCCGTGAGCTGCATGCGTATGTGATCACCGATGCGATTCGCGATGAAAAAGTGCTCAAATTCAAGGTGGACTACAACGATGTGCGCCCGCAGTTCAAAGCCATTGAAACCGAGCAGGACGAGAAAAAGCTCAGCGCGGCGGAGAACAAGCAAGCTTTGTTGCACCCCGACCGTATCCGCGAAATTTCACAGTACATTCTGAATAACTTCCGGCAAAAAACCCATCGCTTGCAGGCAGGAGCCAAAGGCTTTAATGCTATGTTTGCCGTGAGCAATGTGGACGCCGCCAAGCTGTATTACGAGTCGTTGAAGAAATTACAAGAAGGCAGCGATAAACCGCTGAAAGTCGCCACCATCTTCTCCTTTGCAGCCAATGAAGAACAGGATGCCGTCGGCGATATTCAGGATGAAAGCTTTGATGTTTTAGCCATGAACAGCAGCGCCAAAGAGTTTTTAAGCGCGGCCATCACTGACTATAACGCGCTGTTTAAAAACAATTTTGGTGTAGATGGTAACGGATTTCAAAACTATTACCGCGATCTTGCGCTCAAGGTGAAAAACCAGGAAATTGACTTGTTGATTGTGGTGGGTATGTTCTTAACCGGATTTGATGCCCCCACCCTGAATACCTTGTTTGTGGATAAAAACTTGCGTTACCACGGTTTACTACAGGCTTATTCGCGCACCAACCGTATTTTCGATGCTACCAAAACCTTTGGCAACATCGTTACTTTCCGCGATTTGGAACAAGCTACCGTTGATGCCATTACCTTGTTTGGCGATAAAAACACCAAAAACGTGGTGCTGGAGAAAAGCTACAAGGAATACATGGAAGGCTTCACCGATGTGGTGACCGGTGAAGCGCGGCGTGGCTTTGTGGAAGTGGTGAGGGAGCTGGAGCAGCGCTTTCCCGACCCCTGCGCCATTGAAAAAGAGGCGGACAAAAAGGCCTTTGCGAAACTATTTGGCGAATATTTGCGCGTGGAGAACGTGCTGCAAAACTACGATGAATTCGCCAGCCTGAAGGCCTTGCAAAACGTCGACATAAATGACCCAGCGGCGGTCGAGGCATTTAAGGCCAAGCATTATTTAAACGATGAGGACCTGGACGCACTGCAAGCCATCAGAATACCCACCGAACGGAAAATTCAAGATTATCGCTCCACCTATAACGATATACGCGACTGGCTACGCCGGGAAAAATCTGCCGCTGAAAAAGAAAAATCCACTATTGATTGGGATGATGTGGTCTTTGAAGTAGATCTGCTGAAGTCACAAGAGATCAACCTGGACTATATTCTGGAACTAATTTTTGAAAATAATAAGAAGATTAAAGATAAAGCAGCACTGGTTGAAGACGTGCGCCGGGTGATTCGTGCCAGCCTGGGTAACCGCGCCAAAGAGAGTTTGCTGGTTGATTTTATTAACCAGACCGACTTGGACAAGCTTGGCGATAAAGCCAGTGTTATTGATGCTTTCTTCACTTTTGCACAAGCGGAACAACAACGAGAGGCACAAAAACTGATTAGTAGCGAGAGCCTGAATATTGAGGAGGCCAAACGTTATATCGCCACCTCACTAAAACGCGAATTTGCCAGTGACAATGGTACTGAGCTCAATGCCATTCTGCCCAAGATGAGCCCACTGAATCCGCAGTACCTGACCAAAAAGCAAAGCGCGTTCCAGAAAATCGCTGCTTTTGTCGAGAAGTTTAAAGGCGTGGGTGGGCAAATCTAA